The Sorangiineae bacterium MSr11367 genome window below encodes:
- a CDS encoding CobW-like GTP-binding protein, with product MLRFVPIGGYLGAGKTTTMLEAGKRLEAAGERVAVITNDQGADLVDTALSRDAGIAGVGEVTGGCFCCKFEDLTATIDRLEADVRPTVVLAEAVGSCTDLQATVVRPLQKIHGDRLTVAPLTVVVDPIRYMLMSQFWRPEMGQEPDLAYLYRHQLDEADILAPSKIDITPPDVLTAVCADLRKRFPHAAVSPFSSRTGAGLEAIMAQWAATGGRRAFDIDYDRYGAAEAELAWTNQVFTVRAVHGTFVPTSWARTFLEALREGTDGGTLLGHVKIRLVTSGGTTKASMTHAPGEIGFDAEQSSPADHAEVVLNARVRIAPGPLDALIAESLQAADAAAGTESSIRRGDVFQPGVPVPTHRM from the coding sequence ATGCTTCGTTTCGTGCCAATTGGTGGTTATCTCGGTGCCGGCAAAACGACCACGATGTTGGAGGCCGGCAAGCGGCTGGAGGCCGCGGGCGAGCGTGTTGCGGTCATCACCAACGATCAAGGCGCCGATCTCGTCGATACGGCGCTTTCGCGCGACGCGGGAATTGCCGGGGTAGGGGAGGTTACCGGCGGCTGTTTCTGCTGCAAGTTCGAAGATCTCACAGCCACCATCGATCGACTGGAGGCCGACGTTCGTCCCACTGTGGTCCTCGCCGAAGCCGTTGGAAGTTGCACGGACTTGCAAGCGACCGTCGTGCGGCCGCTTCAGAAGATTCACGGTGACCGCTTGACGGTGGCACCGCTCACCGTCGTGGTCGACCCCATTCGGTACATGCTCATGAGCCAGTTCTGGCGGCCCGAAATGGGCCAAGAACCCGATCTGGCGTATCTCTATCGGCACCAGCTCGACGAGGCCGACATCCTCGCCCCCAGCAAGATCGATATCACGCCGCCCGACGTGTTGACCGCGGTGTGCGCCGACCTTCGAAAACGTTTTCCGCATGCCGCGGTCAGCCCGTTCTCGTCACGAACCGGCGCAGGACTGGAAGCGATCATGGCCCAATGGGCCGCCACGGGTGGGCGGCGCGCCTTCGACATCGACTACGATCGGTATGGGGCCGCCGAAGCCGAGCTCGCGTGGACGAATCAAGTGTTCACCGTGCGTGCCGTGCATGGCACCTTCGTTCCGACCTCCTGGGCACGCACCTTTCTGGAAGCCCTTCGTGAAGGCACGGACGGAGGCACGCTCCTCGGCCACGTTAAAATCCGATTGGTGACGTCCGGGGGAACGACGAAGGCCAGCATGACCCACGCCCCCGGCGAGATCGGGTTCGATGCCGAGCAATCATCACCGGCGGACCATGCGGAGGTCGTTCTGAATGCGCGCGTGCGGATTGCACCCGGTCCACTCGATGCTTTGATCGCCGAATCTCTCCAAGCGGCGGACGCCGCGGCTGGCACAGAGAGCAGCATCCGACGCGGCGACGTCTTTCAGCCCGGCGTTCCGGTTCCCACCCATCGAATGTAG
- a CDS encoding leucine-rich repeat domain-containing protein: MKFVAPATLLLGASGCSHEATAPTVLEGVAADERNAVQAIFAQAKVDAGHVVAHDDLYGFSWRGGETYAAQHGRPDRAEAIRKRRDDVRDAIAVEDGHVVALRLSGSKLSDVSLVSKLTHLVVLDLHDSQIGNANGLSALAHLDHLDLAGNRLDSLAEISGLPMLRSLNVAGNPLDTIDGLDALPRLEVLNLANSHISKIEHLDKLGALQALSLAENPIERIEGLEQNGNLDDLNLSYCRITRIENLSALKKLRSLNLWHNKISKIAGVEEVTSLLYLGLGENPYEWDDPRNRELLPSFGAGRLITVM; encoded by the coding sequence TTGAAATTTGTCGCTCCTGCGACCCTTCTCCTCGGCGCCTCCGGCTGCTCACACGAGGCAACGGCTCCCACCGTTTTGGAGGGTGTTGCCGCGGACGAGCGGAACGCCGTGCAGGCCATCTTTGCCCAAGCGAAGGTCGATGCCGGTCACGTCGTGGCGCACGACGACTTGTACGGCTTTTCATGGCGCGGCGGCGAGACTTACGCCGCTCAGCACGGGCGACCGGATCGGGCGGAAGCCATTCGCAAGCGGCGCGACGACGTACGCGACGCCATCGCCGTCGAAGACGGACATGTCGTCGCGTTGCGACTTTCTGGCTCGAAGTTGAGCGATGTATCCCTCGTATCCAAGCTGACGCACTTGGTCGTTCTCGATCTTCATGATTCGCAGATCGGCAATGCGAACGGCCTTTCCGCACTGGCGCACCTCGATCACCTCGATCTCGCGGGAAACCGCCTCGATAGCCTCGCCGAGATATCCGGACTTCCGATGCTCCGAAGCCTCAATGTTGCCGGCAATCCGCTCGACACCATCGACGGCCTCGATGCACTCCCCAGACTCGAGGTGTTGAACTTGGCGAACAGCCACATCTCGAAGATCGAACATCTGGACAAACTAGGCGCGTTGCAGGCTCTGTCACTCGCCGAAAACCCGATCGAGCGCATCGAAGGACTCGAGCAGAACGGCAATCTCGACGATCTCAATTTGTCCTATTGCCGGATCACCCGAATCGAGAATTTATCGGCGCTCAAGAAATTGCGCTCGCTGAATCTCTGGCACAACAAAATATCGAAAATCGCCGGCGTCGAAGAGGTCACCTCCTTGCTCTATCTCGGTTTGGGAGAGAATCCGTATGAATGGGACGATCCACGTAATCGAGAATTGTTGCCGAGCTTCGGGGCCGGGCGGCTCATTACCGTCATGTAG